A genomic region of Micromonospora sp. NBRC 110009 contains the following coding sequences:
- a CDS encoding VirB4 family type IV secretion system protein produces the protein MPSPAAVQVTPSHVQVGDGYAATYAVCGYPAEVGPAWLDPLLSYPGRVDVAVHLEPVAAQLAAPMLNRQRARLESSRRLDADQGRLGDPMVEAAAADAADLAERVARGAAKLFEVGIYVTIHARTLDELATVTAGVKSAAAGVLLDLQPATFRHQQGWVSTLPVGVDPLRMRRILDTTALAAAFPLASADLAAPAPGVVAPPEGVLYGLNTTSNGVLVWNRWAQDNHNSVVLARSGAGKSYFVKLEVLRNLYQGTAVSVIDPEDEYAPLAEHVGGTVVQLGQPGVRINPLDLPADNRPDTLTRRGLFLHTLISVMLGVAPPPAERAALDRAITATYHQAGINGDPATWTKPAPLLRDLAEVLAADSDPAAGQLAARLAPWTVGNFASLFDGPTTTTPEGHLVVWSLRHLPDELRTVGTLLALDSIWSSIDTLAAGGRRRRQLVVVDEAWLLMRDGEGSRFLFRMAKAARKRAAGLCVVTQDAADVLSTDLGLAVVSNAATQVLMRQSTQSIDAVSEAFSLTAGESRLLLSAPRGEGLLVAGRSRIPFRAVGSAAEHTIAVTGIGEAE, from the coding sequence ATGCCCTCCCCGGCTGCCGTGCAAGTCACCCCTTCGCACGTGCAGGTCGGCGACGGCTACGCCGCCACCTACGCCGTCTGCGGCTACCCGGCCGAGGTCGGCCCCGCCTGGTTGGATCCGCTGCTGTCCTACCCCGGTCGCGTCGACGTCGCCGTGCACCTGGAGCCCGTTGCGGCTCAGCTTGCCGCGCCGATGCTCAACCGCCAACGCGCCCGCCTCGAATCCTCGCGCCGCCTCGACGCTGACCAGGGACGGCTGGGTGATCCGATGGTGGAGGCGGCAGCGGCCGACGCCGCGGACCTGGCCGAGCGGGTCGCCCGCGGGGCGGCGAAGCTGTTCGAGGTCGGCATCTACGTCACCATCCACGCCCGCACCCTCGACGAACTTGCCACGGTTACCGCGGGCGTGAAGTCCGCCGCCGCCGGCGTGCTCCTGGACTTGCAGCCGGCGACGTTCCGGCACCAGCAGGGCTGGGTCTCCACGTTGCCGGTCGGCGTGGATCCGCTGCGGATGCGCCGGATCCTCGACACCACCGCCCTCGCGGCGGCGTTCCCCCTCGCGTCGGCGGACCTCGCCGCCCCGGCCCCCGGCGTCGTCGCCCCGCCCGAGGGCGTGCTGTATGGGCTCAACACCACCAGTAATGGGGTGCTGGTCTGGAACCGGTGGGCGCAGGACAACCACAACAGCGTCGTGCTGGCCCGCTCCGGCGCCGGGAAGTCGTACTTCGTCAAGCTGGAAGTGCTGCGCAACCTGTACCAGGGCACTGCGGTGTCGGTCATCGACCCCGAGGACGAGTACGCGCCATTGGCCGAGCACGTCGGGGGCACTGTCGTGCAGCTCGGCCAGCCAGGCGTCCGCATCAACCCCCTCGATCTGCCCGCCGACAATCGGCCCGACACCCTCACCCGCCGCGGCCTGTTCCTGCACACGCTGATCTCGGTCATGCTCGGGGTGGCACCGCCGCCGGCCGAACGAGCCGCCCTCGATCGGGCCATCACCGCCACCTACCACCAGGCGGGGATCAACGGCGACCCCGCAACCTGGACCAAACCCGCACCGCTGCTGCGCGACCTGGCCGAGGTGCTGGCCGCCGACAGTGACCCGGCCGCCGGGCAGCTCGCCGCGCGGCTCGCCCCGTGGACGGTGGGGAACTTCGCCAGCCTGTTCGACGGGCCGACCACCACCACCCCTGAGGGGCACCTGGTGGTGTGGTCGCTGCGGCACCTGCCCGACGAGCTGCGCACCGTGGGCACGTTGCTGGCCCTCGACTCGATCTGGTCGAGCATCGACACACTAGCCGCGGGCGGGCGCCGGCGGCGGCAGCTGGTCGTGGTGGACGAGGCGTGGCTGCTGATGCGCGACGGCGAAGGCAGCCGGTTCCTGTTTCGGATGGCGAAGGCTGCCCGCAAGCGGGCGGCGGGTCTGTGTGTGGTCACCCAGGACGCGGCCGACGTGCTGTCGACCGACCTGGGCCTGGCTGTGGTGTCCAACGCCGCGACCCAGGTGCTGATGCGGCAGAGCACGCAGTCCATCGACGCGGTGTCGGAGGCGTTCAGCCTGACCGCCGGGGAGTCGCGGCTGCTGCTGTCGGCGCCGCGCGGTGAGGGCCTGCTGGTTGCCGGCCGGAGCCGGATTCCGTTCCGCGCTGTCGGGTCGGCCGCCGAGCACACGATCGCCGTGACCGGGATCGGGGAGGCCGAGTGA
- a CDS encoding type IV secretory system conjugative DNA transfer family protein translates to MTHPTWPEGVWHWIVGRPWLGVLAATGLVGAVFAHHQLLAWRHKRLMTDARWLTIAAPPEVTKEAAAAFWTTLVGVLTPPGWRLQLYGYPHVAWEYTWTGRALTIRMCVPGIVPAGAVEAAVHAAWPAATMTIVEAAAPIPLTVGEEVGGAHWPQHTDGLPLRSEHDADPLRALLAAGAEVRDREHACVQILARPASARRVRAARRAAATSTHPHGRPDVAARAVSGAARLAIEPLLWLLDVFTPGPSPRPRSSAQGTSVRAAERDPVARADARTVVDKAVRVPHFEIALRFAVAADADKTPPDPQRAGQVRSRLLGMRHTIAAAAAMYTGPNRLRGMKMPHPVATLAGRRLRRGFLATVPELAALAALPQDLAVPGLDRARAKAVPAPVQVPSGGRGVKVLGRSQIGRHSVGLNVTDARQHVHVVGKTGVGKSTLLLNMILGDIKAGRGTVVIDPRGDLITDILDRLPASHANKIVIIDPDQDNPGRFNPLDDQGDPHLAVDNLVGIFAKIFQGQWGPRMDDTMRVACLTLMRHAKPTLSLVPSLLQDREFRARFTHGLDDPDGLGGFWLWYDGINEQFRGQVIAPVLARLRAFLLRDFVKSVIGNAHSSFDMGTVLDGGVLLCRLPKGILGEETSRILGSLIVARVWQAAIARATIPEHQRKDACLYVDECQNFLTLPGSVGDMLAEARGFRLGLVLAHQDLAQLPRDVAAAVSANARSKLFFTVDPADARELSRHTKPELDEHDLAHLDVYTAAARLLVGNRELPSFTFVTNPPAPVVGEATAIRQACAAAHSGTNGEPPMQQLARTAMKRRMTAPDR, encoded by the coding sequence ATGACCCACCCGACCTGGCCCGAAGGTGTCTGGCACTGGATCGTTGGCCGGCCATGGCTCGGCGTCCTCGCCGCCACAGGCCTCGTCGGCGCGGTGTTCGCCCACCACCAGCTACTCGCCTGGCGGCACAAGCGACTCATGACCGACGCACGGTGGCTGACCATCGCCGCCCCGCCGGAGGTCACCAAGGAAGCAGCCGCCGCGTTCTGGACCACGCTCGTCGGCGTGCTAACTCCGCCGGGGTGGCGGCTCCAGCTCTACGGCTACCCGCACGTCGCGTGGGAGTACACCTGGACCGGCCGCGCCCTCACCATCCGGATGTGCGTGCCCGGCATAGTGCCGGCCGGCGCGGTCGAAGCTGCCGTCCACGCCGCCTGGCCCGCCGCGACCATGACAATCGTCGAAGCCGCCGCCCCGATCCCACTGACTGTGGGTGAGGAGGTGGGTGGGGCGCACTGGCCGCAGCACACCGACGGGCTGCCGCTGCGCAGCGAGCACGACGCCGATCCGCTGCGGGCGCTGCTCGCCGCCGGCGCCGAGGTACGCGACCGCGAACACGCGTGCGTGCAGATCCTCGCCCGCCCGGCCTCCGCCCGCCGGGTCCGGGCGGCCAGACGGGCGGCGGCCACCAGTACGCATCCGCACGGGCGGCCCGATGTGGCCGCCCGCGCCGTCTCCGGCGCGGCGCGGCTAGCCATCGAACCCCTCCTGTGGCTGCTCGACGTGTTCACGCCCGGCCCGTCTCCCCGGCCGCGCAGCTCGGCACAAGGCACGTCGGTGCGGGCGGCCGAGCGGGACCCGGTGGCCCGCGCCGACGCGCGCACGGTCGTGGACAAGGCCGTGCGGGTGCCGCACTTCGAGATCGCGCTCCGGTTCGCGGTGGCCGCCGACGCGGACAAGACACCACCGGACCCGCAGCGGGCCGGACAGGTCCGCTCACGCCTGCTCGGGATGCGGCACACCATCGCTGCGGCCGCCGCGATGTACACCGGTCCGAACCGGCTGCGGGGCATGAAAATGCCGCATCCGGTCGCCACGCTCGCTGGGCGACGGCTGCGGCGCGGGTTCCTGGCCACCGTGCCGGAACTCGCCGCGCTAGCGGCGCTGCCGCAAGACCTCGCCGTGCCGGGCCTGGACCGGGCGCGGGCCAAGGCCGTGCCAGCACCGGTGCAGGTACCCTCCGGCGGGCGAGGCGTGAAGGTGCTGGGCCGGTCGCAGATCGGCCGCCACAGCGTCGGCCTGAACGTGACCGATGCCCGGCAGCACGTGCACGTGGTCGGCAAGACCGGCGTCGGCAAGAGCACACTGCTGCTGAACATGATCCTCGGCGACATCAAAGCCGGCCGCGGGACGGTGGTCATCGACCCGCGCGGGGACCTGATCACCGACATCCTCGACCGCCTCCCCGCCTCCCACGCCAACAAGATCGTGATCATCGACCCGGACCAGGACAACCCGGGCCGCTTCAACCCCCTCGACGACCAGGGCGACCCCCACCTGGCAGTGGACAACCTGGTCGGGATCTTCGCGAAGATCTTCCAAGGGCAGTGGGGGCCCCGCATGGACGACACCATGCGGGTGGCGTGTCTGACGCTGATGCGGCACGCCAAACCCACCCTGAGCCTGGTCCCGTCGCTGCTGCAGGACCGGGAGTTCCGGGCCAGGTTCACCCACGGCCTAGACGACCCGGACGGGCTCGGCGGGTTCTGGCTCTGGTACGACGGCATCAACGAGCAGTTCCGCGGCCAAGTCATCGCCCCGGTCCTCGCACGGTTGCGGGCGTTCCTGCTGCGCGACTTCGTCAAGAGCGTGATCGGCAACGCCCACTCGTCGTTCGACATGGGCACCGTGCTCGACGGCGGAGTCCTACTCTGCCGGCTACCCAAGGGCATCCTCGGGGAGGAGACCAGCCGGATTCTCGGCTCGCTGATCGTCGCCCGGGTGTGGCAGGCCGCCATCGCCCGCGCCACCATCCCCGAACACCAGCGAAAAGACGCCTGCCTATACGTCGACGAGTGCCAGAACTTCCTCACCTTGCCGGGCAGCGTCGGGGACATGCTGGCCGAGGCCCGCGGGTTCCGCCTCGGGCTGGTCCTCGCGCACCAGGACCTCGCTCAGCTGCCCAGGGACGTCGCCGCGGCGGTGTCGGCTAACGCCCGGTCGAAGCTGTTCTTCACCGTCGACCCGGCCGACGCGCGGGAGCTGTCCCGGCACACCAAACCCGAGTTGGACGAGCACGACCTCGCCCACCTCGACGTCTACACCGCCGCCGCCCGGCTGCTGGTCGGCAACCGGGAACTACCGAGCTTCACGTTCGTGACCAACCCGCCGGCGCCGGTCGTGGGTGAGGCGACCGCGATCCGGCAGGCGTGCGCCGCCGCCCACAGCGGCACGAACGGTGAGCCGCCGATGCAGCAGCTCGCCCGCACGGCGATGAAGCGGCGCATGACCGCACCCGACCGCTGA
- a CDS encoding replication-relaxation family protein, whose amino-acid sequence MPQSRTAGLLAIYPHITSRDRLLLQLLDDHHVFTTDQIHRMLFHARRTCQIRLGELAALGLLDRFRFARDGGGSQPWHWTLGHNGHRFQAAAHNRPEPTARASRQTVQRLSANPHLTHLLTVNEFFVRLTAHARQHPEARLDRWWSESLTTKQYRTVTADGHGLWSVADTTVGFFLEADTGTEPLSRVVAKPDRYTQVIRRGGPRYPVLFWLHSEQREEHLHRLLRGRPGDVPAATATHHNDPADAVWLPAGATGRVRLAELPSDHGQPVADNPNYDDGVFVL is encoded by the coding sequence ATGCCGCAATCACGTACAGCCGGCCTGCTGGCCATCTACCCCCACATCACCAGCCGCGACCGCCTGCTGCTCCAACTCCTGGACGACCACCACGTTTTCACCACCGACCAGATCCACCGCATGCTGTTCCACGCCCGCCGGACCTGTCAGATCCGGCTCGGCGAGCTGGCCGCCCTGGGCCTGCTGGACCGGTTCCGGTTCGCCCGCGACGGCGGCGGCAGCCAACCGTGGCACTGGACGCTCGGCCACAACGGGCACCGATTCCAAGCCGCGGCCCACAACCGGCCCGAACCCACCGCACGGGCGAGCCGCCAGACCGTGCAGCGGCTGTCGGCCAACCCGCACCTGACCCACCTGCTCACCGTCAACGAGTTCTTCGTCCGGCTCACCGCCCACGCCCGCCAGCACCCCGAGGCGCGGCTGGACCGGTGGTGGTCCGAGTCGCTGACCACCAAGCAGTACCGGACCGTCACCGCCGACGGGCACGGCCTGTGGAGCGTCGCCGACACCACGGTCGGGTTCTTCCTCGAAGCCGACACCGGCACCGAACCCCTCAGCCGGGTGGTGGCCAAGCCCGACCGGTACACGCAGGTGATCCGACGCGGCGGCCCCCGATACCCGGTGCTGTTCTGGCTCCACAGCGAGCAACGCGAAGAACACCTCCACCGGCTCCTACGCGGCCGGCCCGGCGACGTCCCGGCCGCGACCGCCACCCACCACAACGACCCCGCCGACGCAGTCTGGCTCCCGGCCGGCGCCACCGGCCGGGTCCGGCTGGCCGAGCTGCCCAGCGACCACGGCCAGCCGGTAGCGGACAACCCCAACTACGACGACGGCGTCTTCGTGCTCTGA
- a CDS encoding helix-turn-helix domain-containing protein yields the protein MEDLSLTPATQAVLDALTELGRGNVHELADKSGKARSTTDKAIKTLADAGVIVAVDTDADPADGTPTQWTLAARAEDPAAAPDDVDLGDERTSNADEADLADQDLEDAADESGTERTDQADGGEVGADPDEAGDDAEDEAGQTEDGGEDTEDEDSTGHDGSPTVTVVQATRPGDRKVMAIKGVLADYGDDGATLDVIVAESGIGRPTATRLLTAMEQADAARRLPGLPQRWMPGPTKASEVDPNPEPPRCPLCHQVIRGLANAPSASAAVLSLIRSDGTLHIVGPDGETHVVTLPTRTRGTGVARSEGRRGDGTVNTDGSQPFGRGELEKLTLDVLAANPGRAMTPQDIATAIGGQLDRTVSSGAVRNNCTKAAAAGRILLVSDAPLTFAHQTPGDDSHTAEQS from the coding sequence ATGGAGGACCTGTCCCTGACGCCTGCCACGCAGGCCGTCCTCGACGCCCTGACCGAACTCGGCCGAGGAAACGTCCACGAACTGGCCGACAAGTCCGGCAAGGCCCGGTCGACCACCGACAAGGCGATCAAGACCCTCGCCGACGCCGGTGTGATCGTCGCGGTGGACACCGACGCCGACCCGGCCGACGGCACGCCCACCCAGTGGACCCTCGCGGCCCGGGCGGAGGACCCCGCCGCTGCCCCGGACGACGTCGACCTCGGTGACGAGCGCACCTCCAACGCGGACGAAGCCGACCTCGCCGACCAGGACCTGGAGGATGCGGCCGACGAGTCAGGCACCGAGCGAACCGATCAGGCCGACGGCGGCGAGGTCGGGGCCGACCCGGACGAGGCCGGCGACGACGCGGAGGACGAGGCCGGCCAGACCGAAGACGGCGGCGAGGACACCGAGGACGAGGACAGCACGGGGCACGACGGGAGCCCCACCGTCACCGTCGTGCAGGCGACGCGTCCCGGGGACCGCAAGGTCATGGCCATCAAAGGCGTCCTGGCCGACTACGGCGACGACGGCGCGACCCTCGACGTGATCGTGGCGGAAAGCGGCATCGGTCGCCCGACCGCGACCCGCCTGCTCACCGCGATGGAGCAGGCCGACGCCGCCCGCCGCCTACCCGGCCTGCCGCAGCGGTGGATGCCGGGCCCCACCAAGGCCAGCGAGGTCGACCCCAATCCCGAGCCGCCCCGCTGCCCGCTGTGTCACCAGGTCATCCGTGGGCTGGCGAACGCGCCAAGCGCCTCGGCGGCCGTGCTGTCCCTCATCCGGTCTGACGGCACGCTGCACATCGTCGGCCCGGACGGTGAGACCCACGTCGTCACCCTGCCCACGCGCACCCGCGGGACGGGCGTCGCCAGGAGCGAGGGCCGGCGCGGCGACGGGACCGTCAACACCGACGGCAGCCAGCCGTTCGGCCGTGGCGAGCTGGAAAAGCTCACCCTCGACGTCCTGGCCGCCAACCCGGGCCGTGCGATGACCCCGCAGGACATTGCCACCGCGATCGGCGGGCAGCTCGACCGGACGGTCAGCTCCGGGGCGGTGCGCAACAACTGCACCAAGGCCGCCGCCGCCGGCCGCATCCTCCTGGTCTCCGACGCGCCGCTGACCTTCGCCCATCAGACGCCGGGCGACGACAGCCACACCGCCGAGCAGTCCTGA
- a CDS encoding DUF932 domain-containing protein has protein sequence MPHELETFADGTTAFASARLSAWHQLGTVTQNTMKAEEIMAAARLGDWGVRTIPTVGLDTVDGVEVQIPADDKRMTVRRNPVTGDTEYLGIVGTDYTVVQNEQCAEMLDRLVDQVGGAHFETAGSLRRGKSVFVTMKLPDAMEIAGVDRLDIYLIGTTSHDGTAALRVDASPIRVVCANTQRAAFRRAVGHYTFRHTSNVNSQISQAREALGLMWKYVETFEQAAERMLQTALTMREFEKVVAQVWPVKDNASEQTKNNAKQRLGTLKYLIREADTQKLISGSRWAGYQAITEYLDHYQPAKNDTVRANRVVTGNVGDLKVAAFDLLKV, from the coding sequence GTGCCACACGAACTCGAAACGTTCGCGGACGGAACGACCGCCTTCGCCAGCGCCCGCCTGTCGGCCTGGCACCAGCTCGGCACCGTCACCCAGAACACGATGAAGGCCGAGGAGATCATGGCCGCCGCCCGACTCGGCGACTGGGGCGTCCGCACCATCCCCACCGTCGGCCTCGACACCGTGGACGGCGTCGAGGTGCAGATTCCCGCCGACGACAAGCGCATGACTGTGCGCCGCAACCCCGTCACCGGCGACACCGAGTACCTGGGCATCGTCGGCACCGACTACACGGTGGTCCAGAACGAGCAGTGCGCCGAGATGCTCGACCGCCTCGTCGATCAGGTGGGCGGCGCCCACTTCGAGACCGCCGGTAGCCTCCGCCGCGGCAAGAGCGTGTTCGTCACGATGAAGCTGCCCGACGCGATGGAGATCGCCGGGGTGGATCGCCTGGACATCTACCTGATCGGTACCACCTCCCACGACGGCACCGCCGCCCTGCGGGTGGACGCCAGCCCGATCCGAGTCGTGTGCGCCAACACGCAACGCGCCGCCTTCCGGCGTGCGGTCGGCCACTACACGTTCCGGCACACCTCCAACGTCAACTCCCAGATCAGCCAGGCCCGCGAGGCGCTGGGCCTGATGTGGAAGTACGTGGAGACCTTCGAGCAGGCCGCCGAACGGATGCTGCAGACCGCGCTGACCATGCGCGAGTTCGAGAAGGTCGTCGCGCAGGTATGGCCGGTCAAGGACAACGCCTCCGAACAGACCAAGAACAACGCCAAGCAGCGGCTCGGCACCCTCAAGTACCTCATCCGCGAGGCCGACACCCAGAAACTGATCAGTGGCAGCCGCTGGGCTGGCTACCAGGCCATCACCGAGTACCTCGACCACTACCAGCCCGCGAAGAACGACACCGTCCGCGCCAACCGGGTTGTTACCGGCAACGTCGGTGATCTGAAGGTGGCCGCCTTCGACCTGCTCAAGGTTTGA
- a CDS encoding C40 family peptidase, with protein sequence MIKTVIGAVAVIIAACFGLPMLLLSAITGGGTNGCETFVPPAVRPSGQPPGAGNWDTEQLENAATIIDVGLAKGVPRWGWVIAVATAMQESGLRNLPHLGDNNDHDSIGVFQQRPSQGWGSVAQLSEPAYQAGRFFDKLLTVSGWESMPLTQTAQAVQASAFPDAYAKWTDGAVRLVEQLTNTPTNCATDAPAALPDGFALPANTPRAVTTAIFWAVNQLGTPYHFGGSCTDPHSDNPDKQCDCSSLMQAAYRAAGISIPRVTTDQANAGKPVADPALLIPGDLILIPGSQGTMANPRHVGMYLGEGLVIQAPKTGDVVRITRLSSWINQIAALRRIVAPAG encoded by the coding sequence ATGATCAAGACCGTCATCGGAGCGGTCGCCGTCATCATCGCGGCCTGCTTCGGACTACCCATGCTGCTGCTGTCGGCCATCACAGGCGGCGGCACCAACGGATGCGAAACCTTCGTCCCGCCCGCAGTGCGCCCCTCCGGGCAGCCGCCCGGCGCCGGCAACTGGGACACCGAGCAGTTGGAGAACGCCGCGACCATCATCGACGTCGGCCTCGCCAAAGGCGTACCCCGCTGGGGTTGGGTCATCGCCGTCGCCACCGCCATGCAGGAATCCGGCCTGCGCAACCTGCCCCACCTCGGCGACAACAACGACCACGACTCCATCGGAGTGTTCCAGCAGCGCCCGAGCCAAGGCTGGGGCAGCGTCGCGCAGTTGTCCGAGCCCGCCTACCAGGCGGGCAGATTCTTCGACAAGCTTCTGACCGTTTCCGGCTGGGAGTCGATGCCCCTCACCCAGACCGCCCAGGCGGTCCAGGCCTCGGCCTTCCCCGACGCGTACGCCAAGTGGACCGATGGCGCCGTACGCCTGGTGGAGCAGCTGACCAACACCCCGACGAACTGCGCCACCGATGCGCCCGCCGCCCTCCCGGACGGGTTCGCGCTTCCCGCCAACACCCCGCGCGCCGTCACGACCGCCATCTTCTGGGCCGTAAACCAACTCGGCACCCCGTACCACTTCGGCGGATCATGCACCGACCCGCACTCCGACAACCCCGACAAACAGTGCGACTGCTCATCGCTCATGCAGGCGGCGTACCGAGCGGCCGGCATCTCCATCCCCCGCGTCACCACCGACCAGGCCAACGCCGGGAAGCCCGTAGCCGACCCGGCGCTCCTGATCCCGGGCGACCTCATCCTCATTCCCGGCAGCCAAGGCACCATGGCCAACCCCCGTCACGTCGGCATGTACCTCGGCGAAGGACTTGTCATCCAAGCCCCGAAGACCGGCGACGTCGTGAGGATCACTCGGCTGAGCAGTTGGATCAATCAGATCGCAGCGCTTCGTCGCATCGTTGCCCCCGCCGGGTGA
- a CDS encoding helix-turn-helix domain-containing protein — translation MSQAVKAALLSTRDLGKNERAVAIAIAAHANHEGSAWPSVATLAEYVGCSERTVQRCLAKLVQLGRLVVSKVAGIATRVYRLVHTNRRTTAAVGVTEQPAGVTHSPAGGDSQSVTRSTEDQLKGDAPGWRRFLLTSRRAPVPAGTDWRCAATPNAGRRCQRPGHIGQPAGRCVPCRSEAIERR, via the coding sequence ATGAGTCAAGCCGTCAAGGCTGCCCTGCTCTCCACGAGAGATCTTGGGAAGAACGAGCGAGCGGTGGCCATCGCCATCGCCGCCCATGCCAACCATGAGGGCAGCGCCTGGCCATCCGTGGCCACCCTCGCCGAGTACGTCGGCTGCTCCGAGCGCACGGTGCAACGATGCCTGGCCAAGCTCGTGCAACTGGGTCGTCTTGTCGTGTCGAAGGTCGCCGGCATCGCCACCCGCGTCTATCGGCTAGTGCATACGAATCGACGGACTACAGCCGCAGTGGGGGTGACAGAACAACCGGCGGGGGTGACACATTCGCCTGCCGGGGGTGACAGCCAGAGTGTCACCCGAAGTACTGAAGACCAATTGAAGGGCGACGCGCCGGGATGGCGGCGGTTTCTGTTGACGAGTCGGCGGGCTCCGGTGCCAGCCGGGACCGACTGGCGATGCGCGGCCACGCCAAACGCCGGCCGCCGGTGCCAGCGGCCTGGGCATATTGGTCAGCCCGCTGGCCGCTGCGTCCCCTGCCGTTCCGAGGCGATCGAGCGCAGATGA